From the Rhinoderma darwinii isolate aRhiDar2 chromosome 12, aRhiDar2.hap1, whole genome shotgun sequence genome, one window contains:
- the LOC142664995 gene encoding mucosal pentraxin-like produces the protein MEKILVWMIHCSLAVSGIIGQTDMNDDVFTFNKISDDSYVRLIPSQNGPFHELSLCLRFKAILKKRLIVFSLATEDVPNSFRIMLFPQSHEQVTLTMSKILPIRLHRANFNEWTGMCVGWSSYTGDVALWVNQDFYQSKNFNKLPVTGVPYIIIGQEQDLYGGGFNELQCFQGDIADINMWNKSLSNEEMIDFINYDNITGNVITWRALKFNARGSVTINTAPCLPID, from the exons ATGGAAAAAATATTGGTCTGGATGATTCACTGCTCACTGGCTGTTTCTGGTATCATAGGACAGACAG ATATGAATGATGACGTGTTCACTTTCAACAAAATCTCAGATGATTCCTACGTTCGCCTCATTCCTTCGCAAAATGGTCCATTCCATGAACTAAGTCTCTGCCTGAGATTCAAAGCGATTCTCAAAAAGCGGTTGATCGTGTTTTCATTGGCTACTGAGGACGTACCAAATTCTTTCCGAATTATGTTGTTTCCCCAATCCCACGAACAAGTTACATTGACGATGTCTAAGATCCTCCCTATCCGCCTACATAGGGCAAATTTCAATGAATGGACCGGCATGTGTGTTGGGTGGAGTTCTTATACTGGAGATGTAGCATTATGGGTCAATCAGGACTTTTACCAAAGCAAAAATTTCAATAAACTCCCCGTTACTGGTGTCCCTTATATTATCATTGGGCAGGAACAGGATCTATACGGAGGAGGGTTTAACGAATTGCAGTGCTTCCAGGGTGATATTGCCGATATCAATATGTGGAATAAGAGTCTTTCCAATGAGGAAATGATAGATTTTATTAATTACGATAACATAACGGGTAATGTGATTACCTGGAGGGCCCTGAAGTTTAATGCGAGAGGAAGTGTCACTATAAATACTGCCCCTTGTCTGCCTATTGATTAA